Sequence from the Gemmatimonadota bacterium genome:
GGCGAACTTCCGGAAGAACTTCAACCAGGCTGGCGTTGCCACCACGGGCGCGACCCAGGTTGACTTCCTGAACGGGCCGACGACGATCAACGCGATCGTGTACCCGAAGGCGACCACCGGCCAGTCGGCTGGTAACTGCACGAACGCCCCTCCGGGCGTTCCGGCGGTCTGCTCGTCCAACACGTTCAGCATCATCATGAACAACATGGACAGCTGGGCTGCTGACATGACCAAGCCGACGGCGACGGCGACGTCTGCCGCGTTGTTGACGTACTGGGGCGGCCCGACCGCTGCCGGCAACGTCTCGGCGACGCTGTACCCGGTTGTCTACACCCCGGGCCGTTCGGTCACCAACGTGACCTGGACGATCGGCGGCTGCTCGACGATCAACCAGACCGCCTTGCCGTTCACCCGGACCTTCGGCTACACCGCGGCTCCGGCCTCGGCCGGCACGGCCTGCGGCTATGAGTGGACCGGTGGCATCCGCGACAACGTCCTCGTTGCCGCCGCCATCGACAACGGTGCCAACCCGTACGCGTTCGCGGGCCTGATTCCGAACACGGTCGTCTTCAACTCGACCCCGGACTCGATCCGCCTCGACTACGTGGCGCCGTCGGTGAACACCCCGAGCATCACCCGCACTGCTCCGGCCGTCACCGGCTGGGTCAACGCGGCGTTCAACTTCGTCAACTTCTCGTCGTCTGACGCAGGCGTTGGCATTCGTGCGACCCGCGATCGCGCGGTCACCTACAGTGTCGTCAACTGCCCCGCCGCTGGCGCGCAGAACGTCGCGATGGGCACCGGCACGGGCGCGGACATTCCGGAATGCGCCACCAACTTCATCGGTGGCACCCCGGGTCTTGCTGGCACTGCCCCGTACACGGCGGCCGGCACTGAGTCGGACCGCTTGGGCAACATCGGCACCTCCACGCCGACCTCCACCTTCGGCGTTGACAAGACCGTCCCGTCGATCCGTTGGGGCCTTGGCCGATCTGACCGTCCCGGCTTACACCTCGGTTGGCTACGCGGACACGATCTTCCGCGCGTCGAAGCCGGTGACCAGGGCACCCACCCGATGACGTCCGCGTGGAGTACCTCGACGACCGCGCCGGCTTCTTCAATGCCGGCCCGTCGGGCGGCACGATGGCCGCGCAGCGTCATGCGCTGCCGTACGCCGGCCACGCCAACCCCGCTGGCGCCTGCGTCGTTGGCAGTTGGCGCCGCTCGGCGCGACGTTCGTCACGGCGCCGACCTGCACCGGTGACCCCGATCACCGCTGGCGGCTTCCTGCGCGTCGACGGTTGGCAGGGTGGCCAGTCGGTCAACATGCCCGCGGGTGAAGG
This genomic interval carries:
- a CDS encoding Ig-like domain-containing protein, which translates into the protein MRNCLTASVLAIGLAACGDDVTVTQPPAPPAVPNITSFSVAPAAVTLVPGQTVQTSYNLQLAPSLTGTVAYVSSATTVATISGSGLITAVAPGSTVITATATSGGQTSVATIGVTVNPVSPASISIASVTQGLLTLPVNLSNVNGQIEINLNFNPGGQLIDSVVSYIGTKRAAVQSFSPNAIPAAGVISMSVNTANFRKNFNQAGVATTGATQVDFLNGPTTINAIVYPKATTGQSAGNCTNAPPGVPAVCSSNTFSIIMNNMDSWAADMTKPTATATSAALLTYWGGPTAAGNVSATLYPVVYTPGRSVTNVTWTIGGCSTINQTALPFTRTFGYTAAPASAGTACGYEWTGGIRDNVLVAAAIDNGANPYAFAGLIPNTVVFNSTPDSIRLDYVAPSVNTPSITRTAPAVTGWVNAAFNFVNFSSSDAGVGIRATRDRAVTYSVVNCPAAGAQNVAMGTGTGADIPECATNFIGGTPGLAGTAPYTAAGTESDRLGNIGTSTPTSTFGVDKTVPSIRWGLGRSDRPGLHLGWLRGHDLPRVEAGDQGTHPMTSAWSTSTTAPASSMPARRAARWPRSVMRCRTPATPTPLAPASLAVGAARRDVRHGADLHR